The DNA region ACTGCTCGAGGACCACCGTGAGCAGGCCGTTCTTGAGCGAGTTCCCACGGAAGATGTCGGCGAAGCGGGCCGAGATGACGGCCTTGAAGCCGTAGTTCTGCAGCGCCCAGACGGCGTGCTCGCGGGAGGATCCGGTGCCGAAGTCGGGCCCGGCGACCAGGACCGTGGCGCCCTGCCGCTCCGGCTTGTTGAGCACGAACTCGGCGTCCTTGCGCCAGGCCTCGAAGAGTCCGTCCTCGAACCCGTCCCGGGTGACCTTCTTGAGCCAGTGGGCGGGGATGATCTGGTCGGTGTCGACGTTGCTGCGGCGCAGCGGCACGGCCCGGCCGGTGTGGGTGGTGAAGGCTTCCATGGCTGATCAGACTCCGGCGGTCGTGGGGGCGTCGGCGAGGTCGGCGGGCGATGCCAGGTGGCCGGTGACCGCGGTGGCGGCGGCGACCTGCGGCGACACCAGATGGGTGCGTCCGCCCTTGC from Streptomyces flavofungini includes:
- the leuD gene encoding 3-isopropylmalate dehydratase small subunit, which gives rise to MEAFTTHTGRAVPLRRSNVDTDQIIPAHWLKKVTRDGFEDGLFEAWRKDAEFVLNKPERQGATVLVAGPDFGTGSSREHAVWALQNYGFKAVISARFADIFRGNSLKNGLLTVVLEQSTVDELWALTEADPTVEITVDLHERQVRAPGVSASFELDENARWRLLNGLDDISITLQNEQDIAAYESRRPAHKPRTVQAV